Sequence from the Equus asinus isolate D_3611 breed Donkey chromosome 5, EquAss-T2T_v2, whole genome shotgun sequence genome:
ATAAAAGGGAAGGCTGGAAAGAAGGTAAGGACAAATTATAGTCTTAACTGCCAGACTAAGAGGTTTGAATTGGCTTAGGAGCCTATTCTAGAGATAGTACAACTTTTAAAGGTTTTTGAATCATGCAGTAATAAGAAAGAGGAGTTTCAGAAAGATTTATTCAGCAACAAGATATAAAATGTACTGGAGAGGTGACAAACTGGAGCAGCAATATTAAAACCGTTTAAGGGTAAGGTATTCAGAAATTACCCTACCTAAGATATTgatgatgggaaaaaaaagaaatttgaggcACGTTGTGAATAAAGAAATGTTAGACTTTggcaattaaatgaaataaaatcatagCCTTATGGAACAGAAGAACATTACTATGAATTAGAcaaacatggaaataaaaaaatgctgGCTTGACTTGTAAATATCCAGCAAACAAAAATGTGAAATCGGGGTTGAGATATACAAAGTTTAGTCCCTAGTGTTTACAATAGATAAGAATAGTAAAGCAATTCACTGAAAGAAACATAGTTAATTCAGAATCTATCCTAACAGCTTCCATGAAAAAGATCTTCACTTAGAAGATAACCAACACCTGGGTGCTATAAATTACTGTTTTGAGGTATATACTATCCTGATGAAAACTTTACATTTGCATTCTGAAAGCAATGACAAAAGGTAGGTTCCTAGGACAAAGTCAGATGAActcaaactatttaaaaaatataacacaaatatGCATAAATTCTATTGACATCAAAACCACAGCTGAAAAGGGGGCTTTGTTAGATTAAAAGAGGGAAAAGATCTGTGTATAAATATTGGATATTAAGAGTAACACGAAAGAACACATCacctacaaagaaaaagaaaaatttgcacAAAGACTTTATAGCTAGGGGAAATGATCTTTTTACTAGGGCTAATCTTAAAAACTAGAATTTTCATATTCTGGGCACAGGgtctcttttaaaaatggaaaatccagCCTTTTAAAGCTCAGTTTATTTCCTATTTGGCCTAAGTACGTGGCCTTGACAGAGTTAAGAGACTGTCATGAAAGTGAAGATAGGAATGTCACAAAGTAGAATCCCCTGACAACCAGGCTGGGCTCATAGAGTTCCAGTTTTTGCCTCTAAATCTTGATGACCTGAAAGTTTTCAGAACAAAAGACCTAGATTAAACTACTGGACCTTACGAAAAGCAGCAAAAATTTAGCATTAGAGATTCCTCCTTATCTTTCTCTCAGATTGAAAAAAAAGTTGAGTAGGAAGCGAGTAAATGATTCAGTCTGCAAATAAAACTTTACTAAATAGTCATTTAGACTTACTTAAATTAGCCCCTTttgcatttaacttttttttgacAAATCAGGGTTGAATTATACATAAGTATGAGACAAGCTGAGTCCTCCCTACCCTTAATTCTACCAGATGATCTGTTGTTGAACTGTCACTTTAAAAAGGCACTGAGTGATCCCTATATCTTTGTTCAATTAAACTATGACAAATTCTGGAAACatttacgtgtgtgtgtataaaatatataaaacagctCTCCATCTCTTGGTCCTTTTATAACCAATGGAGAGTTTTGTGCAAAGGAAatttgtagttttttaaaaaatggtaatgacagatttaaagaaatttaagtaaTGTTTCTGTGTTTCTCTAAGACCAAACAGAACCTGTGGGATGAATAATATGGTCCTGGAGTGCGCAGATAAGACATATAagaatttgtttatccttttctattttccatagaaatgaaaatcaattttaaaaaaggttcAAAAACTCTCACATGaagatcagaaagagaaaatgagacacTCACTAGTCGGTCTCTGTCATTTTGGAGTGACGACATGgctttttttaaactctgtactTCAGCTGGGCTGGTTGCAGGCTGGGCTGCAGAcctctgcttcccttcctctGACTTGCGGAATTTCTCCAGTTCATTCAACAGGTGATCTCTCTCGTTCTGTAGACTGGCCATAGCCTTGGAAAAGGACTGCACTTGGTTGTAAGAATCTTCTAGTTGTGAGGACAAGTGAAGCAGTTGCTCATCTTTGGATAGAAGCTGTTGGTTAAGTTTCTCAAGGTGAGGCAGGCTATTATCCTCAGTGGAGTTCACTGGAAATGCAGCAGTAGAAACAAGagcatctctctctctgcttAAGAGGCTTTGTTCTCTCAGCTGTGCCAGCTCCCTCAGACTGGCATCATATTTCCTCTTCAGTTCATCAAGCTCCTCGTTAGCATGGTCTCTACTATTTTGTAGGGAACTCATAGACCTTCCAAAAGATTGGATTTGTGCCGtgagatctttattttctttggtgacCATGAGTAACTTCTGCTCCATCTCCACCAGATCTCTTGCTAGCTCCGCCACCCTCTCTTCTGCTGTTTCGGTTTCATTTCGCATTATCCCTGCATCATGATGAAGATGCtttaattctttcttcagtttatcTTCAATTTCACCCACCTTCTTGGAAGCTTCCTTCTGAACACGAACCAATTCCTCTTCCAGTTCTGTAATCCTCTTCTGAGAGGAGGAAAGGGTAGTATTTAACCTCTGTAcctcttcttcttttgcttttaattggGCTTGAAATACTCCTAAGGTACCTTCTTCTTGCAAGGCTGTCAACTGTTTCTTTAGTTGGGATATAGATACTTTCAAGCTCTCAATCTCTTTAGATAAACCTTGTTTCTCCTCCTGTAGGGCAACAGAGGACCTCTGCAGATCCTCCTTCGCTTCCTCAGactccttcagcttttcttctAATTTAGCACATTCACTTTTCAGCTCCTTATTCTGCTGAAGTTGAGCTTCAAGAAGTTGCTTTTGCTGATAGTCCTTTCTTGCTATCACTTGGTTCAGGTCTTCTCTATACTGGATCAGTTCTGCATCTAGCTTGGCATTCTCAGAATTGAGATCATCCATATGACTTCTCAAGCATCGAATTTCTTCCTTAAGCTTATTATTCTCAGTAGCAGCATCTTGGATGAGTTGGTCTTTTTCCAAGATTACAGAGAGATGTCGCTCTTCCAGCTGTTGGTAGTCACCTACTATGCGGTCTCGGTCATCCTGGAGAGAAGACATGGATTTAACAAAGGAGTTCAACTGAGCCTTCTGCTGCATGTTTTCCCTTTTGATGGTTTTCAGTGTTTCCATAAGCTGATTAGTTTTGTCAACGGCTTTTTTGTTCTCCTCTTCCAAGACAatattctcctcttcctcctgggacAGCAGATTTTCCAATTCTTTAATTTGTTTATCATGTTGCTGATGCAGTTCAGCAACAGCTACTTGGATTGCCTGTTCTTTGGCAGAAAGCAGGCTTATAATCTTCTGCTCTTTCaagtttatttcttcatgtagCCTACCGGTCAGTTGTCTGGAGGCCTGAAGATCAGTCTCTAGCTGTTCATAACTGAACTTATGATTTTGGATATCAGCCTCTTGCTGCTTTATGATCccttccaaattttctttattttccttacatTTTTCTAAAGAGTTATTTAAATCAATCGACTGGTCTCTGAGAATCTTCAGTTCTGATTCCAACTTAGCCAATTCATTTTGAGAATTGTGGTACAGAAGTCGAGTCTCTTCTAGCTGGGACAAaagttctttgttttctccctttaGAGTATCACACACCTTCTGTTGAAGCTGGACCTCTGTCTGGGCCTTGGACTCCCAAACCTGCTTGTCATGTTCAAGcctagaagaaaaggagagaaggtcATTAATTACagatttcaaggaaaaaatactTGATGCTTAAGGAACACATAATACAACATGTACTCAGATCTACAAAATAATCAATATTCATAATTgaaaatattcatctttttaatgaagagatattaagggggccagcccggtggcgtagcagttatgTCCAcctgctccgcttcggcggcccggggttcactggtttggatcccgggtgcggacctgcacatcgcttatcaagccacgctctggcaggtgtcccacatatgaagtggaggaagatgggcacagatgttagctcagggccaattttcccctcagcaaaaaggaggattggcggcagatgtcagttcagggttaatctttctcaaaaaaaaaaaaagctattaatTCTATGGAATGCTCTGTATTAAAGATACAGAGCCTAAGGATTCATATATTTAAATCAAAAACTCCAAAGTATGTTGCTTATCTTAGTGACATGGCTTTGGACACTCTAAAAAGTAATACTTTCCCCTATTTTGGTTTACTTTGCTCCAGACAAGCTAATGCCTGGCCCCTTAAAGGAATAATCTTGGTATAAGAGACAATGAGGAAGCCTGTCTCAGAACACAAGGATTCTATTAAAAGTGGAGGAGTAAAAACTGTGGGGGATATTGTAAGTTCTTGAGCTTGAAAAGTGGCATAAAATTGGAGTTTGGAACTCTAACAGGCATATGCAGTATGAAATGATGGGGAATAGAAAAGAGGAGATCATTTAGGAGGCAAAGGCAATAATTTGGGAGTCCCGTGGTAAAAATCCAGACAAgggtaatgaaaatgaaaatgaaaagggagaaatcTAAGCGATCTGTCAAAAGAAAGATGGGAGGAGAAGCAGACATGAAATTTCCATGTTAATACAAGTTTTAGCAGAAAgtaatttgcaaaaaaaaaaaaaaagagagagagagagagtcagaagtgagagaaaataaatcttcTAGGGGAATTTAAGCCAAAATTAGTCCCACAATATTAAAGGGAATAGAAATAGTTTAAATAGAGACTTTCTTTGCCTTCAATTACCTTCAGAAGAGCAAAAAAAAGTTATTATTCATTTACCTGGAAATGTTGATCTTCAGTTCCTCCATATGGATGGACGTCTGCCTAAGCTGATCCTTGAGAACACTGCAATTCTCGTCTTTGAgtctaatttcttcttctttggttTGAATAGCATCACTGAacttcttctcccatttcttggCTTCATCTATCACCCTGTCCCGATCATCTTGGAGGGAAGACATGCTCTTAGTGAAAGCTGCAAGCTGGGCCACAGTACTATCCAAATTCTCCTGAAGTTGTTTAACTTCCTTGTCTTTCTTGTTCAAAGTAATCTGAACCTCTCCAAACGTCTCTTCTAAGTGGACTTTTTCTCTACGCAAAGCATCCAGTTTCTCTTGCatattcttcttctctttcaggTGTTTCTCTTCTACCTGCTCCAGTCTTCGCTCAAGATCTTCATCCTTTTGTTTCATCTGGCTTTTAACCGATTCTTTATTTGACTGAAGTTCCTTCTTCAACTTGAGATTGTCTGCCAGGACCCTTGCTGCTTCACTTTGAGTGTCATCTAGCACTACTTTGAAGCTAGCTAATTCGGTTTCGGCCCTCTTGCGGTTTTCATTGGCTTGAGCCAGACTTTCTTTGGTTATTTCCAAATCTTTTTGGGACTCAGTCTGGACAAATTCGAGGGCCTTAACAGTTCTCTCCAGGGCACTGATTTTCTCTTGGTACCTGATGCAGTCCTTCTGCAGCTGCTTGActtcctgctgcttctcttttAACAGCTCCTGAAGTTCCTTTGCATGGCTCTTATTGCCAGGTCCTTTCTGAGCACCTTGTATTTTCTCCAAATATTCCTTTCGTATTTCTGACTCCACCTTAGTTTTCTCCTTGACTAACTGCTGCTTTTCTTCTTCCAACTCACTCACACACTTTTTAAGGTTCTGCATTTCAGATTCTAGCAGCTCATTTTTCATTTGGGCATCTGTAACATCCTGATAATAATTCCCAATGCTTCCATTAAGTTCTGCTAATTGATTCATAAGCCTCTCTTCCaaatcatctttctcttcttctgctgtCTCCTTTAGTTTGGTAACTCTGGCAAGTTCTTCTTGGATTTGCTGATTTAACAGGTTTATTTTGGTTACTTCTTCCTGAAGCATTTTTAGTTCGCCATCCTTTGCTGATATTTGACTCAGTAAAGTGTTTCTCTCATTTTCTAAAGTCTGGccaaattccttttctttctgcttctcctcctctaaTTCAGCAATTCTTTCTTTGAGCTGATCAATCTGCAGCAGGTAGTTATTAATTTCATCATGTGAGCTGACATTCGCACTTATGTCAGGCTTGGCACTGTTCTCTGATTGAATAGATTCTGAATATTCAGGCCTTATGCTCATACTTGGAAAGTCTTGCTCATTAGCCTCACCTGGGACAGTTTGTGTCGCCTCTTCAATGACATCCATTTGGTTATTATGTTTCTCAGAGGCCTCTAGTCTAGCTTGTTTAGATATGTTACCTTCTATCTGATGCTTTAAACCTTGAACCTCTTCACTTAGAGAGTCCTTCTCAATCATTAAAGCCTCAAAATCCTTAGAAAGGGTTTTATACTCTGTTTTGACCCTTTCCAGTTCCTCCTTCATGCTGGAATTGGAAGAAAGAAGCTCTTCCATACAGTCTTTAGATGCACCTCCTGCAGGATGTACTTCTGCTCTAAGCCGGTCATTCTCTTCTTCCAACTCTAGGATTTTCTGCTGTTTAGATTTAGCAaactttctcatcttttctttcatttcctccattTCCTGTTCAGCTTCCTGCAactgcttttctgtctcttttttgtttgcttctacGCTTCTTAACTTGCCATATAGTTCTTGCTTCTCTTGCCTCACAGTTTCCACTACATGCTGAATCCTCTCTGCCTCATTACTGACATTCTCATAGGACTGCAGGAGAATTTCATATTCTTTCTGCAACTCTTTGTGTTTCTCTTGCCACTCAGTGCTTTCTGCAATCTTAGAACATTTCAAAGATTCAATTTCCTTCACTAAGTTGTCCTTGTCTTTAGTAAGACCCTCCAGAGCTAACTTCAGACTTTCACAAGAGCCGCTGAGACTCTGATTCTCCATTAaagatctgtccatttctgcaatgagtttgtctctttcttcctgaagAAGAGCTAACTTTCCTAAGagtatatctttttctttattttgagcaGAAACTTGGCTTTCCACATCTGCCAGGGACTTGGTGAGATGTTCAATGGTATCTCTAGCCAAAGACAACTCCTCTTGGagacctttgttttcttttagtgcCTCTTTTCGGGAAATAAGGGCAGCTTGCAGTTTCCTCTGTATTTGCTGCTTTGCTTTACTTTCTTCGCCAGTCTCTTCTGGTTTTTGCTTCATTTCACAAAGTTCCACCTGCATCTGCTTTATCTTCTCATCATGTTCTTTGGCTTGCATTTCCAGCTGTGTATGCAGAGCCTTAATTAAATCCTCTTGTTCTATTATCTCTGTCTGCACTTTAGTAAGGGCTTTTTCCTTCTCGCTAAGCTGTCCAGAAATGTAtccaatttcttcttcctttttgcctATGAGTTTTTGCAATTCATCTAGTTCAGGCtgtaattttcttaaatgttctAATCCAGCAATTTCTAGTTGACAGCTTTCCAGTTTCTGCCTGAGGCTCTCTGCGTGGGCTTCAGCTTCATGGGATGCTGCCCTCAGACTTTGGATTTCTAAATCCTGTTTACTTCTCTGCTCTTGTAACTGAAACACCTCTTCTGATTTTTTAGTAAGCTCACTTGTTGCAGAACTAAGCTTCAATTCTAACTCCTCTTTCTCAGCCTCTGTTTCTTGCAGCTGGGTCTTAATCTGGGCAATAGAAGTCTTGCCCTGCAGAGCACTTGCATCTTCAGGTTGAGAAGACCAGTCTGGGCACAAGTCAGATTTTGAAACAGGTTGAGCAAGTTGCTGCTCTGTGGCCTTGAATAAAGGTTCTTCTAAACCTTGAGTGGGAGAGACTGGTTCCTGCTGGTCAGTGCCCGGGAGTTTTCTGTCTACAGACTCCCTTATTTGAATCTGGAGTTGCCTTAGCTGGTCTCCAATGTTCTCGTTTTCCTTGCTTTGCTCATCAAACTGTTCTTGCAAGCGATTATAGTCATCTTTCTGTTGCTTTAGCTCCTCCCTAagatgtctttctttctcttgtgcCTTTTTTAGAACCACCTTGCGAGAGGTTAACACTTCCTGTAGCTTCTTCTGAAgttgctccttttctttttcaaggtcCAATATCTTTTCTTCCAGTTGTGGTTTCCAGTGTTCTCCACCGCCTGCAGTAGGTGGACTGATTGCCACTGTTTCTTTTACAGGTGCTGCTGATTCTCCATCACCTGCATCCTTGTTATTTGTGGTTAACTTTTGGATAATTGCTTGGTTTTCAATGATTTCTGCTTGGAGCAAATCTATTTGGTTTGTCTTCTCTTGCAGGTTCTGATTCATCTGCTTGACCACAGCCTGTAACTGTTCTTCAGCTGCTGCCTTTTCTTCCAAATCCTTCCTCACGTGTTCCAGTTCCACTTCTTTCTCAGATATTGTCTGTTTTAAAGACATTTCTATTTCTTGGCACCTAGAAGTCACACATTTCTCTGAGTCTTCTTTGCTTTCcttatcttcctccacttccccCCCCTCACTCTCATTGAGCGAGATCTCTTTCCTAGATTCATCTTTTACTTTGGCCAACTCCTCTTCTAATCTACTAACTCGCTGTAGAAGTTCCTTTCTGTTAATAAGAGCTGCCTggagctttctctttctctgttcactttctttctttacaaCATCCAATTCATGCTGAAGTTCTTCTTTACTTATTAGCCCTGCTGAGCTCAACTCATCATAATTCTCTTTAAGGTCAGAAACaacttctttgtcttcttccacttgctctttttttgcttcttcaGCTCTGGATAATAAATTCAGCTGTTCTTTAAGAGTCTTAATTTCAACTCCAAGAGAAAACTTCTCTTCATTAAGCTGAACCATTTTCTCAGTCATACTAAAGCTGATTTCTGTCACTTGCTGATCCTTCTCCTCAATGGTTTGTTGAAGAGTTTCcatatctctctttttctctagtAAGAGTTGATCCATTTTTGCTATTTCAAGTTCCTTCTGTGAAAGAGCCTGTGAA
This genomic interval carries:
- the GOLGB1 gene encoding golgin subfamily B member 1 isoform X2, which codes for MEFNDRTQEDVLERLAYAEHLVVELKEVIRQKDIQLQQKDDVLQEERKAADNKIKKLKLHAKAKLTSLNKHLEEMKAQGGAALPAEPQSEEQLSKHDKSSTEEEMEVEKIKHKLQEKEELISSLQAQLTQAQAEQAAQFDKSSKEMEEFLMMKQQLQEKEELISTLQAQLSQTQAEQAAQLSSMQQVVREKDARFETQVRLHEDELLQLVTQADVETEMQQKLRVLQRKLEEHEEALLGRAQVVDLLQQELTAAEQRNQILSQQLQQIEAEHNILRNTVETERQESKILMEKMELEVAERKLSFHNLQEEMHHVLEQLEQAGQAQAELQSRYSALEQKHKAEMEEKTSHILSLQKTEQELHSVCDSLKDENSKLLQDKSKQAIHSAEAIQQLEDQLQQKSKEISQFLNKPTLQKHETASQTSFPDVYNEGTQAVTEENIAFLQKRVVELENEKGALLLSSIELEELKAENEKLSCQITLLEAQSRTGGAHGEVSEISMVDITRLNKSSSSAEESGQDVPENTFSQKHKELSVLLLEMKEAQEEIAFLKLQLQGKRAEGDTEVLDRKEMKQRESGGISPVRMTELPEDTGQHLPPVPKEEGRLPAIEREEQMSTTHEHRTSEEISLNDSGMESKSTKQDDVDNLTSAVPEICQCHQDELERLKSQILELEISFRKAEETYEKNLDDKAKEINNLTQLIEEFKKNAENTHSAFAALSEERDQLLLQVKELSVITELRAQVQQLEVNLAEAERQRRLDYESQTAHHSLLTEQIHSLSIEAKSKDVKIEVLQNELDDVHLQFSEQSTLIKSLQSQLQTKESEVLEGTERVRDISNKMEELSQALSQKELEIAKMDQLLLEKKRDMETLQQTIEEKDQQVTEISFSMTEKMVQLNEEKFSLGVEIKTLKEQLNLLSRAEEAKKEQVEEDKEVVSDLKENYDELSSAGLISKEELQHELDVVKKESEQRKRKLQAALINRKELLQRVSRLEEELAKVKDESRKEISLNESEGGEVEEDKESKEDSEKCVTSRCQEIEMSLKQTISEKEVELEHVRKDLEEKAAAEEQLQAVVKQMNQNLQEKTNQIDLLQAEIIENQAIIQKLTTNNKDAGDGESAAPVKETVAISPPTAGGGEHWKPQLEEKILDLEKEKEQLQKKLQEVLTSRKVVLKKAQEKERHLREELKQQKDDYNRLQEQFDEQSKENENIGDQLRQLQIQIRESVDRKLPGTDQQEPVSPTQGLEEPLFKATEQQLAQPVSKSDLCPDWSSQPEDASALQGKTSIAQIKTQLQETEAEKEELELKLSSATSELTKKSEEVFQLQEQRSKQDLEIQSLRAASHEAEAHAESLRQKLESCQLEIAGLEHLRKLQPELDELQKLIGKKEEEIGYISGQLSEKEKALTKVQTEIIEQEDLIKALHTQLEMQAKEHDEKIKQMQVELCEMKQKPEETGEESKAKQQIQRKLQAALISRKEALKENKGLQEELSLARDTIEHLTKSLADVESQVSAQNKEKDILLGKLALLQEERDKLIAEMDRSLMENQSLSGSCESLKLALEGLTKDKDNLVKEIESLKCSKIAESTEWQEKHKELQKEYEILLQSYENVSNEAERIQHVVETVRQEKQELYGKLRSVEANKKETEKQLQEAEQEMEEMKEKMRKFAKSKQQKILELEEENDRLRAEVHPAGGASKDCMEELLSSNSSMKEELERVKTEYKTLSKDFEALMIEKDSLSEEVQGLKHQIEGNISKQARLEASEKHNNQMDVIEEATQTVPGEANEQDFPSMSIRPEYSESIQSENSAKPDISANVSSHDEINNYLLQIDQLKERIAELEEEKQKEKEFGQTLENERNTLLSQISAKDGELKMLQEEVTKINLLNQQIQEELARVTKLKETAEEEKDDLEERLMNQLAELNGSIGNYYQDVTDAQMKNELLESEMQNLKKCVSELEEEKQQLVKEKTKVESEIRKEYLEKIQGAQKGPGNKSHAKELQELLKEKQQEVKQLQKDCIRYQEKISALERTVKALEFVQTESQKDLEITKESLAQANENRKRAETELASFKVVLDDTQSEAARVLADNLKLKKELQSNKESVKSQMKQKDEDLERRLEQVEEKHLKEKKNMQEKLDALRREKVHLEETFGEVQITLNKKDKEVKQLQENLDSTVAQLAAFTKSMSSLQDDRDRVIDEAKKWEKKFSDAIQTKEEEIRLKDENCSVLKDQLRQTSIHMEELKINISRLEHDKQVWESKAQTEVQLQQKVCDTLKGENKELLSQLEETRLLYHNSQNELAKLESELKILRDQSIDLNNSLEKCKENKENLEGIIKQQEADIQNHKFSYEQLETDLQASRQLTGRLHEEINLKEQKIISLLSAKEQAIQVAVAELHQQHDKQIKELENLLSQEEEENIVLEEENKKAVDKTNQLMETLKTIKRENMQQKAQLNSFVKSMSSLQDDRDRIVGDYQQLEERHLSVILEKDQLIQDAATENNKLKEEIRCLRSHMDDLNSENAKLDAELIQYREDLNQVIARKDYQQKQLLEAQLQQNKELKSECAKLEEKLKESEEAKEDLQRSSVALQEEKQGLSKEIESLKVSISQLKKQLTALQEEGTLGVFQAQLKAKEEEVQRLNTTLSSSQKRITELEEELVRVQKEASKKVGEIEDKLKKELKHLHHDAGIMRNETETAEERVAELARDLVEMEQKLLMVTKENKDLTAQIQSFGRSMSSLQNSRDHANEELDELKRKYDASLRELAQLREQSLLSRERDALVSTAAFPVNSTEDNSLPHLEKLNQQLLSKDEQLLHLSSQLEDSYNQVQSFSKAMASLQNERDHLLNELEKFRKSEEGKQRSAAQPATSPAEVQSLKKAMSSLQNDRDRLLKELKNLQQQYLQINQEITELRPLKAQLQEYQDKTKTFQIMQEELRQENLSWQHELHQLRMEKSSWEIHERRMKEQYLMAISDKDQQLSHLQNLLRELRSSSSQTETLQGQYQRQASPETSTSPEGSQNLVYETELLRTQLNDSLKEIHQKELRIQQLNSKFSQLLEEKNTLSVQLCDTSQSLRENQQHYSDLFNHCAVLEKQVQELQAGPLNIDVAPGAPQEKNGAHRKSDPEELREPQLSLSEAQLCNTKQEMNELRKLLEEERDQRVAAETALSVAEEQIRRLELGEWDSARSPIIGSCGTQEQALLIDLTSSSCRRTRSGAGWKRVLRSLCHSRTRVPLLAAIYFLMVHVLLILCFTGRL
- the GOLGB1 gene encoding golgin subfamily B member 1 isoform X1 → MLSRLSGLANVVLHELSGDDTDQNMRASLDPELPQASDMEFNDRTQEDVLERLAYAEHLVVELKEVIRQKDIQLQQKDDVLQEERKAADNKIKKLKLHAKAKLTSLNKHLEEMKAQGGAALPAEPQSEEQLSKHDKSSTEEEMEVEKIKHKLQEKEELISSLQAQLTQAQAEQAAQFDKSSKEMEEFLMMKQQLQEKEELISTLQAQLSQTQAEQAAQLSSMQQVVREKDARFETQVRLHEDELLQLVTQADVETEMQQKLRVLQRKLEEHEEALLGRAQVVDLLQQELTAAEQRNQILSQQLQQIEAEHNILRNTVETERQESKILMEKMELEVAERKLSFHNLQEEMHHVLEQLEQAGQAQAELQSRYSALEQKHKAEMEEKTSHILSLQKTEQELHSVCDSLKDENSKLLQDKSKQAIHSAEAIQQLEDQLQQKSKEISQFLNKPTLQKHETASQTSFPDVYNEGTQAVTEENIAFLQKRVVELENEKGALLLSSIELEELKAENEKLSCQITLLEAQSRTGGAHGEVSEISMVDITRLNKSSSSAEESGQDVPENTFSQKHKELSVLLLEMKEAQEEIAFLKLQLQGKRAEGDTEVLDRKEMKQRESGGISPVRMTELPEDTGQHLPPVPKEEGRLPAIEREEQMSTTHEHRTSEEISLNDSGMESKSTKQDDVDNLTSAVPEICQCHQDELERLKSQILELEISFRKAEETYEKNLDDKAKEINNLTQLIEEFKKNAENTHSAFAALSEERDQLLLQVKELSVITELRAQVQQLEVNLAEAERQRRLDYESQTAHHSLLTEQIHSLSIEAKSKDVKIEVLQNELDDVHLQFSEQSTLIKSLQSQLQTKESEVLEGTERVRDISNKMEELSQALSQKELEIAKMDQLLLEKKRDMETLQQTIEEKDQQVTEISFSMTEKMVQLNEEKFSLGVEIKTLKEQLNLLSRAEEAKKEQVEEDKEVVSDLKENYDELSSAGLISKEELQHELDVVKKESEQRKRKLQAALINRKELLQRVSRLEEELAKVKDESRKEISLNESEGGEVEEDKESKEDSEKCVTSRCQEIEMSLKQTISEKEVELEHVRKDLEEKAAAEEQLQAVVKQMNQNLQEKTNQIDLLQAEIIENQAIIQKLTTNNKDAGDGESAAPVKETVAISPPTAGGGEHWKPQLEEKILDLEKEKEQLQKKLQEVLTSRKVVLKKAQEKERHLREELKQQKDDYNRLQEQFDEQSKENENIGDQLRQLQIQIRESVDRKLPGTDQQEPVSPTQGLEEPLFKATEQQLAQPVSKSDLCPDWSSQPEDASALQGKTSIAQIKTQLQETEAEKEELELKLSSATSELTKKSEEVFQLQEQRSKQDLEIQSLRAASHEAEAHAESLRQKLESCQLEIAGLEHLRKLQPELDELQKLIGKKEEEIGYISGQLSEKEKALTKVQTEIIEQEDLIKALHTQLEMQAKEHDEKIKQMQVELCEMKQKPEETGEESKAKQQIQRKLQAALISRKEALKENKGLQEELSLARDTIEHLTKSLADVESQVSAQNKEKDILLGKLALLQEERDKLIAEMDRSLMENQSLSGSCESLKLALEGLTKDKDNLVKEIESLKCSKIAESTEWQEKHKELQKEYEILLQSYENVSNEAERIQHVVETVRQEKQELYGKLRSVEANKKETEKQLQEAEQEMEEMKEKMRKFAKSKQQKILELEEENDRLRAEVHPAGGASKDCMEELLSSNSSMKEELERVKTEYKTLSKDFEALMIEKDSLSEEVQGLKHQIEGNISKQARLEASEKHNNQMDVIEEATQTVPGEANEQDFPSMSIRPEYSESIQSENSAKPDISANVSSHDEINNYLLQIDQLKERIAELEEEKQKEKEFGQTLENERNTLLSQISAKDGELKMLQEEVTKINLLNQQIQEELARVTKLKETAEEEKDDLEERLMNQLAELNGSIGNYYQDVTDAQMKNELLESEMQNLKKCVSELEEEKQQLVKEKTKVESEIRKEYLEKIQGAQKGPGNKSHAKELQELLKEKQQEVKQLQKDCIRYQEKISALERTVKALEFVQTESQKDLEITKESLAQANENRKRAETELASFKVVLDDTQSEAARVLADNLKLKKELQSNKESVKSQMKQKDEDLERRLEQVEEKHLKEKKNMQEKLDALRREKVHLEETFGEVQITLNKKDKEVKQLQENLDSTVAQLAAFTKSMSSLQDDRDRVIDEAKKWEKKFSDAIQTKEEEIRLKDENCSVLKDQLRQTSIHMEELKINISRLEHDKQVWESKAQTEVQLQQKVCDTLKGENKELLSQLEETRLLYHNSQNELAKLESELKILRDQSIDLNNSLEKCKENKENLEGIIKQQEADIQNHKFSYEQLETDLQASRQLTGRLHEEINLKEQKIISLLSAKEQAIQVAVAELHQQHDKQIKELENLLSQEEEENIVLEEENKKAVDKTNQLMETLKTIKRENMQQKAQLNSFVKSMSSLQDDRDRIVGDYQQLEERHLSVILEKDQLIQDAATENNKLKEEIRCLRSHMDDLNSENAKLDAELIQYREDLNQVIARKDYQQKQLLEAQLQQNKELKSECAKLEEKLKESEEAKEDLQRSSVALQEEKQGLSKEIESLKVSISQLKKQLTALQEEGTLGVFQAQLKAKEEEVQRLNTTLSSSQKRITELEEELVRVQKEASKKVGEIEDKLKKELKHLHHDAGIMRNETETAEERVAELARDLVEMEQKLLMVTKENKDLTAQIQSFGRSMSSLQNSRDHANEELDELKRKYDASLRELAQLREQSLLSRERDALVSTAAFPVNSTEDNSLPHLEKLNQQLLSKDEQLLHLSSQLEDSYNQVQSFSKAMASLQNERDHLLNELEKFRKSEEGKQRSAAQPATSPAEVQSLKKAMSSLQNDRDRLLKELKNLQQQYLQINQEITELRPLKAQLQEYQDKTKTFQIMQEELRQENLSWQHELHQLRMEKSSWEIHERRMKEQYLMAISDKDQQLSHLQNLLRELRSSSSQTETLQGQYQRQASPETSTSPEGSQNLVYETELLRTQLNDSLKEIHQKELRIQQLNSKFSQLLEEKNTLSVQLCDTSQSLRENQQHYSDLFNHCAVLEKQVQELQAGPLNIDVAPGAPQEKNGAHRKSDPEELREPQLSLSEAQLCNTKQEMNELRKLLEEERDQRVAAETALSVAEEQIRRLELGEWDSARSPIIGSCGTQEQALLIDLTSSSCRRTRSGAGWKRVLRSLCHSRTRVPLLAAIYFLMVHVLLILCFTGRL